In the genome of Syngnathoides biaculeatus isolate LvHL_M chromosome 14, ASM1980259v1, whole genome shotgun sequence, one region contains:
- the LOC133512645 gene encoding uncharacterized protein LOC133512645, with product MWAEIERQSAKLAALTSQVRHGLANQPSYADVATATDSLLTQVHVAVGTDPLPRHAHVSVSTDSVPTLVHVAVETDPPRRQAHAAVGTDSPPCQVHVAEGTDSPPCQAHVAVETDPPPRHSHVEILAVPSRVHAAIGTDPLPRHAHVSVSTDSLPTLVHVALETDLPPRHAHVAVSTNAPQAHVAVGTDPMPPHVAVQEVATSP from the coding sequence atgtgggcggagatagagcggcagagcgccaaattggcggctctcacgtccCAGGTCCGGcatggattggcgaaccagccgagctatgctgacgtcgcaacggcgacggactcgctgctgacgcaggttcacgtggcagttggaactgacccgctcccgagacacgcccacgtgtcagtttcgactgactctgtgcctactctcgttcacgttgccgtggaaacagacccgccccgtcgccaagcgcacgctgcagtgggaacggactcgccaccttgccaagtgcacgtcgcagagggaacggactcgccaccttgccaagcgcatgtagctgtggaaactgacccgcctcctcgccattcccacgtcgagattttggctgttccgagcagagttcacgcggcaattggaactgacccgctaccgagacacgcccacgtgtcagtttcgactgactctctgccgactctcgttcacgttgccctggaaacagatttgccaccgcgccacgcccacgttgctgtctcAACGAATGCACCGCAAGCTCATGTGGCAGTGGGGACTGACCCGATgccacctcacgttgctgtccaggaggtggcaacgtctccttag